Proteins from a genomic interval of Symmachiella macrocystis:
- a CDS encoding A24 family peptidase, which produces MVESAHAAKILRAVILITGVLWLANPQSTLRAEDSPTARSADDPARISVIPAKPLRRQTVENPPQTNLQSNWRFSAIQWYFAACSFIIGACVGSFLNVVIYRLPLGMGLLRADSHCPRCKMPIAFRDNVPIIAWLKLRGRCRECAAPIPPRYMFVELATALIFLMLAIVELLSGGANLPGYGLVDTSVSPLAALNGELIGIYFTHCFLASALLCCVLIAADGHVLPKSLVIPTIVVGIFSPFRADTSLPLPANWPAADLTQAALGLVVGGLLGACIGIAERYDIDGKKRQRNLTIVLAIIGSYLGWDMSLLAAGLTVIALLTVSLFGKHLPFLERIPTVFFPAITVLFLIPFWSLWTAANRWSNLQLHVLVLTCIVMVLIIISLFARHLRMRHQTSHEAVTPI; this is translated from the coding sequence ATGGTCGAGTCCGCACACGCCGCAAAAATTTTGCGAGCCGTTATCCTGATTACGGGAGTTCTGTGGTTAGCGAATCCGCAGTCAACGTTGCGGGCAGAGGACTCTCCCACCGCACGCAGCGCTGACGACCCCGCACGCATCTCGGTGATCCCCGCCAAACCCCTGCGTCGCCAAACTGTCGAGAACCCCCCGCAAACGAATTTGCAATCCAATTGGCGATTCAGTGCCATTCAGTGGTATTTTGCCGCCTGCTCGTTCATCATCGGCGCCTGCGTCGGCAGTTTTCTCAACGTCGTCATCTACCGTTTGCCATTAGGCATGGGATTATTGCGGGCTGACTCCCATTGCCCGCGCTGTAAAATGCCGATTGCCTTTCGGGACAATGTGCCGATTATTGCGTGGCTAAAATTGCGAGGACGCTGCCGCGAATGCGCCGCGCCCATTCCGCCACGCTACATGTTTGTGGAGCTGGCCACCGCATTGATATTCTTGATGTTGGCCATCGTCGAACTATTATCCGGCGGCGCTAATTTACCGGGCTATGGGTTGGTCGACACGTCCGTCTCACCCTTAGCTGCGCTCAACGGTGAGTTGATCGGCATTTACTTCACGCATTGTTTTTTGGCCAGCGCGCTGTTGTGCTGTGTCCTGATCGCGGCCGATGGACACGTATTGCCCAAGTCGCTGGTGATCCCCACTATCGTCGTCGGGATATTCTCACCGTTTCGCGCAGACACCTCACTCCCTCTTCCCGCCAACTGGCCCGCCGCTGATCTAACCCAAGCCGCGCTGGGACTGGTTGTTGGTGGGCTACTGGGCGCCTGCATTGGCATCGCGGAGCGCTATGACATCGACGGAAAAAAGCGGCAACGCAACCTCACAATCGTTTTGGCAATCATCGGCAGTTACCTTGGCTGGGACATGTCACTGCTTGCCGCCGGTCTCACCGTCATTGCCTTATTGACCGTATCCCTATTCGGCAAGCATCTCCCTTTCTTAGAACGGATTCCCACCGTCTTTTTCCCCGCCATCACAGTGTTATTTCTCATCCCATTTTGGAGTTTGTGGACCGCTGCAAATCGGTGGTCAAACCTGCAACTCCATGTCTTGGTATTGACCTGCATCGTGATGGTCTTGATCATCATCTCGTTATTCGCCCGGCACTTACGGATGCGCCACCAAACGTCGCACGAAGCAGTCACCCCGATTTGA